Proteins encoded within one genomic window of Pararhizobium capsulatum DSM 1112:
- a CDS encoding SIS domain-containing protein encodes MQTNMRREIDEIPEATARLLDRSSDAIRKAGAALREKNPAFLVTIARGSSDHAALFLKYAIELSTGLPVASLGPSLASIYGAKMQLASAASIAISQSGKSPDIVAMAEAATKAGAVTIALTNTLPSPISDASTHPLDIQAGPELAVAATKSYVNSIVAGLAILAEWTNDGGLRTAVAALPGHFEKAVKLDWHLLADNLGEAESLYMLGRGPALAIASEAALKFKETSGMHAEAYSAAEVLHGPVALVERRFPVIGLAARDAAEDSVVGIVDGLGAKGALAFATSSKLKTAKTLPFVETGHPITDALTLILPFYGFVESWSRSRGLNPDAPVALKKVTETR; translated from the coding sequence ATGCAGACCAATATGCGGCGCGAAATCGACGAAATCCCTGAAGCGACGGCACGACTGCTGGACCGCTCGAGCGACGCTATTCGCAAGGCGGGCGCTGCACTGCGCGAAAAGAACCCGGCTTTCCTGGTGACGATCGCCCGCGGTTCTTCCGACCATGCGGCGCTTTTCCTGAAATATGCGATCGAGCTTTCAACCGGCCTACCCGTGGCCTCGCTCGGCCCATCGCTCGCTTCCATCTATGGCGCCAAGATGCAGCTCGCCAGCGCTGCGTCCATCGCGATCTCGCAATCCGGCAAGAGCCCCGACATCGTCGCCATGGCAGAAGCGGCCACCAAGGCTGGCGCCGTGACGATTGCGCTCACCAACACGCTGCCGTCGCCCATTTCCGACGCGAGCACCCATCCACTCGATATCCAGGCAGGCCCGGAGCTCGCCGTCGCTGCCACCAAGTCCTATGTGAACTCTATCGTTGCCGGCCTTGCGATCCTCGCGGAATGGACAAACGACGGAGGCCTGCGCACAGCGGTCGCCGCTTTGCCCGGTCATTTCGAAAAGGCCGTGAAGCTGGATTGGCATCTGCTTGCCGACAATCTCGGCGAGGCGGAATCGCTTTATATGCTCGGCCGCGGCCCTGCGCTGGCCATTGCCAGCGAGGCGGCGTTGAAGTTCAAGGAAACCTCCGGCATGCACGCAGAAGCCTATTCGGCCGCCGAAGTGCTGCATGGTCCGGTGGCGTTGGTCGAGCGCCGCTTCCCTGTCATCGGCCTTGCCGCGCGTGATGCTGCGGAAGATTCGGTGGTCGGCATCGTTGATGGCCTCGGTGCGAAAGGGGCGCTCGCCTTTGCGACGTCCTCGAAGCTCAAGACCGCAAAGACGCTGCCTTTCGTTGAGACCGGCCACCCGATTACCGATGCGCTGACGCTGATCCTGCCATTTTATGGCTTCGTCGAATCCTGGTCGCGCTCGCGCGGTCTCAATCCCGATGCGCCGGTGGCGCTGAAAAAAGTGACGGAGACGAGATGA
- a CDS encoding GntR family transcriptional regulator, producing MTQHLQAILPLEGLQAGGSGPLYLKLRQSLEDAILSGKLNHGDALPPERDLADYANISRVTVRKAVDDLVRDGLLVRRHGSGTFVVKPVSRVQQSLSRLTSFTEDMARRGLNTRAQWIERGLFQPSPDEIMTLGLPADGLVARLGRLRIADDLPLAIERASISAEFLPDPTRVTSSLYAELDKTRSRPTRAVQRISACALKDPDAAMLGVAVGSASLSIERISYLASGRVVEFTRSLYRGDAYDFVAELTLSDS from the coding sequence ATGACCCAGCATCTCCAGGCGATCCTTCCGCTGGAGGGACTGCAGGCCGGCGGTTCCGGCCCACTCTATCTGAAACTCCGGCAATCGCTGGAAGACGCGATCCTGTCGGGCAAGCTCAATCACGGCGATGCCCTGCCGCCGGAGCGCGATCTTGCAGACTACGCCAATATCAGCCGTGTCACCGTGCGCAAAGCCGTGGACGATCTCGTGCGCGATGGACTGCTCGTTCGCCGTCACGGCTCCGGTACGTTTGTCGTCAAGCCGGTCAGTCGCGTACAGCAATCGCTGTCGCGCCTCACCTCCTTTACCGAGGACATGGCGCGGCGCGGCCTTAACACGCGGGCACAGTGGATCGAGCGCGGGCTGTTCCAGCCCTCACCGGACGAGATCATGACACTCGGCCTGCCGGCTGATGGCCTCGTCGCCCGGCTCGGGCGGCTGCGCATCGCCGACGATCTTCCCCTTGCGATCGAGCGCGCCAGCATTTCCGCCGAATTCCTGCCGGACCCCACGCGCGTCACCTCCTCGCTTTACGCGGAACTCGACAAGACACGGTCGCGGCCGACGCGAGCGGTGCAGCGGATTTCGGCCTGCGCCCTCAAGGACCCGGACGCAGCCATGCTGGGCGTTGCCGTGGGTTCGGCCAGCCTTTCCATCGAACGCATTTCCTACCTTGCCTCCGGCCGGGTGGTGGAATTCACCCGTTCGCTCTATCGCGGCGACGCCTATGACTTCGTCGCCGAACTGACCCTTTCGGACTCCTGA
- a CDS encoding N-acetylglucosamine kinase, whose protein sequence is MPHYIIGIDGGGTSCRAALAGADGRILGRGKSGAANILTDPDTALVHIIGAAKAAFEDAGLDPECFTTTDALVGVAGSNVGEAVHYVKERLPFARADIESDGLIALQGALGDLDGAVAILGTGSIYISRIGGDVSYIGGWGFKVGDLGSGGRLGHALLQESLLAYDGIHPTSPLTDEVMAEFNNDPRDIVEFARLAHPGEFGRYAPKVFAHAERHDPVAVALLKASTQTIDEALDVVVSRGSRRICLLGGLAPFYRPWLADRHQPLFAESEADALTGSVALATKRFVTDAEVLS, encoded by the coding sequence ATGCCACACTACATTATCGGAATCGACGGCGGCGGAACGAGTTGCCGTGCCGCTCTTGCCGGCGCGGATGGCCGTATCCTTGGTCGCGGAAAAAGCGGCGCAGCCAACATCCTGACGGACCCCGACACCGCGCTTGTCCACATTATCGGCGCGGCAAAAGCGGCGTTCGAAGATGCGGGCCTCGATCCCGAATGTTTCACCACCACGGATGCGCTGGTCGGCGTTGCCGGCAGCAATGTGGGCGAGGCCGTACACTATGTAAAAGAGCGGCTGCCCTTTGCCCGTGCCGACATCGAATCCGATGGCCTGATTGCGCTGCAGGGTGCGCTTGGCGACCTCGACGGCGCGGTCGCCATCCTCGGCACCGGCAGTATCTATATCTCCCGCATCGGCGGTGATGTCTCCTATATCGGCGGCTGGGGCTTCAAGGTCGGCGATCTCGGCAGTGGCGGCCGGCTCGGTCATGCCCTGCTGCAGGAAAGCCTGCTTGCCTATGACGGCATACACCCCACGTCGCCGCTGACCGACGAGGTTATGGCTGAATTCAACAACGATCCGCGTGATATCGTCGAATTTGCGCGCCTTGCGCATCCGGGCGAGTTCGGTCGCTATGCGCCGAAGGTCTTTGCCCATGCCGAACGCCACGATCCGGTTGCGGTCGCACTGCTGAAGGCCTCAACCCAGACGATCGATGAAGCACTCGACGTCGTTGTCTCCCGCGGAAGCCGCCGCATCTGCCTGCTGGGTGGCCTGGCGCCATTCTATCGTCCCTGGCTTGCGGATCGACACCAGCCCTTGTTTGCCGAATCTGAAGCCGATGCGTTGACCGGTTCTGTGGCGCTAGCGACAAAGCGTTTCGTCACCGATGCGGAGGTACTTTCATGA
- a CDS encoding N-acetylmuramic acid 6-phosphate etherase translates to MPSVKTEECHDKAIGLDVAHPAIVLRLLASGQQAAAKVVDDAIESIAAAAEIAAEVLSAGGRLAYAGAGSSGLMAMADALELPGTYGIAHDKIVVLLAGGAASLTDLAGGYEDDIELARNDVINAGIGKGDCLVAVSASGSTPYALAALEEARSRGARVIGMANNPGAALFADAEVSILLQTPPEVVSGSTRMGAGTAQKIAFNMFSTLVGIQLGHVYDGHMVNLKADNIKLRGRAVRIVSDIAGIGSTEAGHHLNTASGSVKIAILLAAGADTVAAAQAALDGARQNLRKALEVFASQG, encoded by the coding sequence ATGCCGTCTGTGAAAACCGAAGAGTGTCATGACAAGGCAATCGGCCTGGATGTAGCCCATCCGGCGATAGTTTTGCGCCTTCTGGCGTCGGGTCAGCAGGCCGCGGCCAAGGTTGTCGACGACGCGATCGAAAGCATCGCCGCTGCGGCAGAAATTGCAGCCGAGGTGCTCTCGGCCGGTGGTCGTCTTGCCTATGCAGGTGCGGGTAGCTCCGGCCTGATGGCGATGGCGGATGCGCTTGAGCTTCCGGGCACCTATGGCATCGCCCATGACAAGATCGTCGTGCTGCTCGCTGGTGGTGCCGCAAGCCTGACGGATCTTGCCGGCGGTTATGAGGACGATATCGAGCTTGCCCGTAACGATGTGATCAATGCCGGGATCGGCAAGGGCGATTGTCTCGTTGCGGTCTCAGCCAGCGGTTCCACGCCCTATGCGCTGGCGGCGCTGGAGGAAGCGCGCAGCCGCGGCGCCCGCGTCATCGGGATGGCCAACAATCCGGGTGCGGCGCTGTTTGCGGACGCCGAGGTCTCGATCCTTCTGCAGACACCGCCGGAAGTTGTTTCAGGCTCGACGCGCATGGGTGCGGGCACGGCGCAGAAGATCGCCTTCAACATGTTTTCGACGCTGGTCGGCATTCAGCTCGGCCACGTCTATGACGGCCACATGGTCAATCTCAAGGCCGACAACATCAAGCTGCGCGGCCGCGCGGTGCGCATCGTGTCGGATATCGCCGGTATCGGGTCAACCGAGGCCGGACATCATCTCAATACTGCATCGGGTTCGGTCAAGATCGCCATTCTGCTTGCTGCTGGGGCAGACACGGTGGCGGCTGCGCAAGCAGCGCTTGACGGTGCACGGCAAAACCTGCGCAAGGCTCTTGAGGTCTTCGCATCGCAGGGCTAG
- a CDS encoding ABC transporter substrate-binding protein, producing MTRTTLKGLLLATSILGSAGLAHAEDVTLTIESWRNDDLSIWQEKLIPAFEAKNPGIKVVFAPTAPTEYNAALNAKLDAGTAGDLVTCRPFDASLELYNKKHLADLTGLAGMENFSPVAKSAWTTDDGAATFCVPMASVIHGFIYNKDAFDKLGIAIPATEADFFAALDKIKADGTYIPLAMGTKDLWEAATMGYQNIGPTYWKGEEGRSALIKGEQKLTDADWVEPYKVLAKWKDYLGDGFEAQTYPDSQNLFTLGRAAIYPAGSWEIGLFNSQADFKMGAFPPPVKTAGDTCYISDHNDIGVGLNAKSAHAEEAKKLLSWIASPEFADIYANSLPGFFSLNSTAVKMADPLAQEFVSWREKCKPTIRSTYQILSRGTPNLENETWVESANVINGTDTPEAAGEKLQKGLDSWYKPAK from the coding sequence ATGACCCGCACTACCCTAAAAGGTCTGCTGCTTGCGACCAGCATCCTCGGCTCCGCCGGGCTGGCCCACGCAGAAGACGTGACGCTGACCATCGAAAGCTGGCGCAACGACGACCTGTCGATCTGGCAGGAAAAACTGATCCCGGCGTTTGAAGCCAAGAACCCTGGCATCAAGGTTGTTTTCGCACCGACCGCGCCGACTGAATACAACGCCGCGCTGAACGCCAAGCTCGATGCCGGCACGGCAGGCGACCTCGTCACCTGCCGTCCGTTCGATGCCTCGCTTGAGCTCTACAACAAGAAGCATCTTGCTGACCTGACCGGTCTTGCGGGCATGGAGAACTTCTCCCCCGTCGCCAAGTCCGCCTGGACGACGGACGATGGTGCAGCGACCTTCTGCGTGCCGATGGCCTCGGTTATTCATGGCTTCATCTACAACAAGGACGCCTTCGACAAGCTGGGCATCGCAATCCCGGCAACCGAAGCCGATTTCTTTGCAGCTCTCGACAAGATCAAGGCTGACGGCACCTACATCCCGCTCGCCATGGGCACGAAGGATCTCTGGGAAGCTGCAACCATGGGCTACCAGAACATCGGCCCGACCTACTGGAAGGGTGAAGAAGGCCGCTCCGCTCTGATCAAGGGCGAGCAGAAGCTGACCGACGCCGACTGGGTCGAGCCCTACAAGGTTCTCGCCAAGTGGAAGGATTACCTCGGCGACGGTTTCGAAGCCCAGACCTATCCGGACAGCCAGAACCTCTTCACGCTCGGCCGCGCTGCGATCTATCCGGCTGGCTCATGGGAAATCGGCCTGTTCAACAGCCAGGCAGACTTCAAGATGGGCGCCTTCCCGCCGCCGGTTAAGACCGCTGGCGACACCTGCTACATCTCAGACCACAACGACATCGGTGTCGGCCTGAACGCCAAGAGCGCCCATGCGGAAGAAGCCAAGAAGCTTCTGTCCTGGATCGCTTCGCCAGAATTCGCCGATATCTACGCCAACTCGCTGCCGGGCTTCTTCAGCCTGAACTCGACGGCGGTAAAGATGGCCGATCCGCTCGCTCAGGAATTCGTATCCTGGCGCGAAAAGTGCAAGCCGACGATCCGCTCGACCTACCAGATCCTGTCGCGCGGCACGCCGAACCTCGAAAACGAGACCTGGGTCGAATCCGCCAACGTGATCAACGGTACGGATACGCCGGAAGCTGCTGGCGAAAAGCTGCAGAAGGGTCTCGACAGCTGGTACAAGCCTGCGAAGTAA
- a CDS encoding carbohydrate ABC transporter permease, with product MSSATFSEDEMKIVPRARRWHIAVFLLPAFLVYTAVMILPLVETLRLSLFNTVDGQSIFVGVSNFEVLFGEERWAHDFWNALKNNTIFFAIHMLVQNPLGIALAAMLSIPKLRLAAFYRTAIFLPTLLSFVIVGFIWKLILSPIWGITPFFMDLVGLKSLFGPWLGKPGSALITVSLISVWQNVGIPMMLIYAALLNIPDEVIEAAECDGITGWAQFWKIKLPLVLPAIGMVSILTFVGNFNAFDLIYTVQGALAGPDGSTDILGTLLYRTFFGFQLQLGDRSMGATIATVMFLIILAGVSFYLFTIQRRIRRYQF from the coding sequence ATGAGCAGCGCCACATTTTCTGAAGACGAAATGAAGATCGTGCCCCGCGCCCGGCGCTGGCACATCGCTGTCTTCCTGTTGCCGGCCTTTCTTGTTTACACGGCAGTCATGATCCTGCCGCTCGTCGAGACGCTCAGGCTTTCGCTGTTCAATACCGTCGACGGGCAGTCCATCTTCGTGGGCGTCAGCAATTTCGAGGTTCTGTTTGGCGAGGAGCGCTGGGCGCATGATTTCTGGAATGCGCTGAAGAACAACACCATCTTCTTCGCGATCCACATGCTGGTCCAGAACCCGCTCGGTATCGCGCTTGCTGCCATGCTGTCGATCCCGAAACTCCGGCTCGCGGCTTTCTACCGCACGGCGATCTTCCTGCCGACGCTGCTGTCCTTCGTCATCGTCGGTTTCATCTGGAAACTGATCCTGTCGCCGATCTGGGGCATCACCCCGTTCTTCATGGACCTCGTCGGCCTCAAATCCCTCTTTGGCCCCTGGCTCGGCAAGCCGGGTTCGGCGCTGATCACGGTGTCGCTGATTTCGGTTTGGCAAAATGTCGGCATCCCCATGATGTTGATCTATGCAGCACTTCTCAACATCCCCGATGAAGTTATCGAAGCTGCCGAATGCGACGGCATTACCGGCTGGGCGCAGTTCTGGAAGATCAAGCTGCCGCTGGTGCTGCCGGCGATCGGCATGGTCTCGATCCTGACCTTCGTCGGCAATTTCAACGCCTTCGACCTGATCTACACGGTGCAGGGCGCCCTTGCGGGGCCGGACGGTTCCACGGATATCCTCGGCACGCTGCTTTACCGCACCTTCTTCGGGTTCCAGCTTCAGCTTGGCGACCGTTCGATGGGCGCAACGATTGCGACCGTGATGTTCCTGATCATCCTCGCCGGTGTCTCGTTTTATCTGTTTACCATCCAGCGGCGTATCCGCCGCTACCAGTTCTGA
- a CDS encoding carbohydrate ABC transporter permease, with amino-acid sequence MSKARISPLRSGFVHIALAGYTIIALFPVLLTILNSFKDKNAIFRSPLSPPTTKSFSLIGYETVLKQGDFVGYFQNSLIVTVVAIFFVLLFGAMAAFALSEYRFRGNTLMGLYLAIGIMIPIRLGTVAILQGMVAAGLVNTLTALILVYTAQGLPLAIFILSEFMRTVSDDLKNAGRIDGLSEYAIFFRLVLPLIRPAMATVAVFTMIPIWNDLWFPLILAPGEATKTVTLGSQVFIGQFVTNWNAVLSALSLAIFPVLILYVIFSRQLIRGITAGAVK; translated from the coding sequence ATGTCCAAAGCCCGTATCTCCCCGCTCCGCTCCGGTTTTGTCCACATCGCGCTCGCCGGCTATACGATTATCGCGCTGTTTCCTGTCCTGCTGACGATCCTCAATTCGTTCAAGGACAAGAACGCCATCTTCCGTTCGCCGTTGTCGCCGCCGACGACCAAGAGCTTCAGCCTCATCGGCTACGAGACCGTGCTCAAGCAGGGTGATTTCGTCGGCTACTTCCAGAACAGCCTGATCGTCACTGTTGTCGCGATCTTCTTCGTGCTGCTGTTCGGTGCTATGGCGGCTTTCGCGCTGTCTGAATACCGCTTTCGCGGCAACACACTGATGGGCCTTTATCTGGCCATCGGCATCATGATCCCGATCCGCCTCGGCACGGTTGCGATCCTGCAGGGCATGGTCGCCGCCGGCCTCGTCAACACGCTGACGGCGCTGATCCTTGTCTACACCGCGCAAGGGCTGCCGCTCGCGATCTTCATCCTCTCGGAGTTCATGCGTACCGTTTCCGATGATCTGAAGAATGCAGGCCGCATCGACGGGCTTTCGGAATATGCGATCTTCTTCCGCCTCGTGCTGCCGCTGATCCGGCCGGCCATGGCGACGGTCGCAGTCTTCACCATGATCCCGATCTGGAACGACCTCTGGTTCCCGCTGATCCTTGCCCCCGGCGAGGCGACCAAGACGGTAACCCTCGGCAGCCAGGTCTTCATCGGCCAGTTTGTCACCAACTGGAATGCGGTCTTGTCCGCTCTTTCGCTGGCGATCTTCCCCGTCCTCATTCTCTATGTGATCTTCTCGCGGCAGTTGATCCGCGGCATTACGGCAGGAGCAGTCAAGTGA
- a CDS encoding Gfo/Idh/MocA family protein — translation MPEKPIRVLVAGLGNMGRSHALAYHNNPGFEIVGLVNRSKPTLAPELGGYEILPDFEKALNDVKPDLCSICTYSDSHADYAVMAFEAGCDVFIEKPLATTVSDAERVVTAARKAGRKLVVGYILRHHPSWIRLIEEARKLGGPYVFRMNLNQQSSGPTWMTHKSLMETTPPIVDCGVHYVDVMCQITDAKPVEVRGMGLRLSNEIAPDMYNYGHLQVIYEDGSIGWYEAGWGPMISETAFFVKDVMSPNGAVSIVMDPNAKSDDIDTHTKTAVIRVHKAETGPDGKFLRKDEDLKMDGEPGHQELCDREQAYVLKAIRENINLDRHMDDAVQSLRICLAADESVRSGLPIKL, via the coding sequence ATGCCAGAAAAACCGATCCGCGTTCTCGTTGCCGGGCTTGGAAACATGGGCCGCAGCCACGCGCTGGCCTATCACAACAATCCGGGCTTCGAGATTGTCGGTCTCGTCAACCGCAGCAAGCCGACGCTTGCGCCGGAGCTTGGCGGCTATGAAATCCTGCCGGATTTTGAAAAAGCCCTGAACGACGTGAAGCCAGATCTCTGCTCGATCTGCACCTATTCGGATAGCCATGCGGATTATGCCGTCATGGCCTTCGAGGCCGGCTGCGACGTCTTCATAGAAAAGCCGCTGGCAACCACGGTTTCGGACGCCGAGCGCGTCGTGACAGCAGCGAGGAAGGCCGGCAGGAAGTTGGTCGTCGGCTATATCCTGCGCCACCATCCCTCATGGATCAGGTTGATCGAGGAAGCCCGCAAGCTCGGCGGCCCTTATGTCTTCCGCATGAACCTCAACCAGCAGTCGTCAGGCCCGACCTGGATGACCCACAAATCGCTGATGGAAACGACGCCGCCGATCGTCGATTGCGGCGTGCACTATGTCGACGTCATGTGCCAGATCACCGATGCCAAGCCCGTCGAAGTGCGCGGCATGGGCCTGCGCCTGTCGAACGAGATCGCACCCGACATGTACAATTACGGCCATCTGCAGGTGATCTACGAGGATGGCTCGATCGGCTGGTATGAAGCCGGCTGGGGACCGATGATCTCGGAAACCGCTTTCTTCGTGAAGGACGTGATGTCGCCGAACGGCGCGGTCTCGATCGTCATGGACCCGAATGCCAAGTCCGATGATATCGACACTCACACGAAGACGGCCGTTATCCGGGTTCACAAGGCCGAAACCGGCCCGGATGGCAAGTTCCTGCGCAAGGACGAGGACCTGAAGATGGACGGCGAGCCCGGCCATCAGGAACTCTGCGACCGCGAGCAGGCCTATGTGTTAAAGGCCATCCGCGAAAATATCAATCTCGACCGCCACATGGACGATGCCGTCCAGTCGCTTCGCATCTGCCTGGCTGCAGATGAAAGCGTGCGCAGCGGTCTTCCGATCAAGCTTTAA
- a CDS encoding ABC transporter ATP-binding protein, which yields MGSLQLKSIRKAFGTHEVLKGIDLEVRDGEFVIFVGPSGCGKSTLLRVIAGLEDATSGSVQIDGAEVINTPPAKRGIAMVFQSYALYPHLTVKDNMGLGLKQMGAPKAEVDAKVAKASGMLSLEPYLARRPAELSGGQRQRVAIGRAIVREPKLFLFDEPLSNLDAALRVNTRLEIARLHRSLKATMIYVTHDQVEAMTLADKIVVLNAGQIEQVGSPMELYNRPANVFVGGFIGSPQMNFIEATRLGDTEAKTIGIRPEHITLSRDSGTWKGKVIHVEHLGADTIVYLETEMTGLLTVRLFGEHRFAVDDIVYASPDTTLMHRFGADDRVLR from the coding sequence GTGGGATCGCTTCAACTGAAATCCATCCGCAAGGCCTTCGGTACCCATGAGGTCCTGAAGGGCATCGATCTCGAGGTCAGGGACGGCGAATTTGTGATCTTCGTCGGCCCCTCCGGTTGCGGCAAGTCCACTCTGCTGCGCGTCATTGCCGGCCTTGAGGATGCCACCTCCGGCAGTGTCCAGATCGACGGCGCCGAGGTGATCAACACGCCGCCTGCCAAGCGCGGCATCGCCATGGTATTCCAGTCCTATGCGCTCTATCCGCACCTGACGGTCAAGGACAATATGGGCCTTGGCCTGAAGCAGATGGGCGCGCCGAAGGCGGAAGTCGATGCCAAGGTTGCCAAGGCGTCCGGCATGCTGTCGCTGGAGCCTTATCTCGCCCGCCGCCCGGCCGAACTTTCCGGCGGTCAGCGCCAGCGCGTCGCGATCGGCCGTGCCATCGTGCGAGAGCCAAAACTCTTCCTGTTCGACGAGCCGTTGTCGAACCTCGATGCCGCTTTGCGCGTTAACACCCGCCTCGAAATCGCCCGCCTGCACCGCAGCCTCAAGGCGACGATGATCTATGTTACCCACGACCAGGTCGAGGCGATGACGCTTGCCGACAAGATCGTCGTGCTGAATGCCGGCCAGATCGAACAGGTCGGCTCGCCTATGGAGCTTTATAATAGGCCGGCTAACGTCTTCGTCGGCGGCTTCATAGGATCGCCGCAGATGAATTTTATCGAGGCTACCCGCCTCGGCGACACGGAAGCCAAGACCATCGGCATCCGCCCCGAGCACATCACGCTGTCGCGCGACAGCGGCACCTGGAAGGGCAAGGTCATCCATGTCGAACATCTCGGCGCCGATACCATCGTCTATCTCGAAACCGAGATGACGGGACTGCTGACAGTCCGTCTCTTCGGCGAGCATCGCTTCGCCGTTGACGATATCGTCTACGCATCGCCGGATACCACTTTGATGCACCGTTTCGGTGCGGATGACCGCGTTCTGCGCTGA
- a CDS encoding efflux RND transporter periplasmic adaptor subunit has product METTMRMNRLILTAAAASLAILAGCQKQEEQQAAPAYPPAQVAVVTTKAEELPIINELPGRIAATRVAEVRPRVSGIVVERVFEQGSVVKQGDVLYRIDPAPFQVQVDSAAATLARAKAVQLQARQTADRQEQLRKANAASLQAYDDAIAQLAQADADVAGARAGLATAQLNLQYASVTAPISGRIGRALITEGALVSANSTENLATIQQLDPVYADFTQPATDLIRLRKALQDGQMMTDKNEATVQLILDDGTPYDKKGKLLFSEAAVDETTGQITLRGEFPNPDGDLLPGMYVRVQVQQGVEKNAIAVPQQAVQRNAGGQSLVYVVTAENKVEFRTIMLGRTIGNRWLVASGLKPDEKVIVEGFQKIGPGAPVVPAEWDPNAKPAGDAPAAAAAEPKAGDVVKPAAEGADKAAAPAEGEKPAEQK; this is encoded by the coding sequence ATGGAAACGACTATGCGGATGAACCGACTGATCCTGACTGCTGCCGCGGCAAGCCTGGCGATCCTCGCTGGATGTCAAAAACAGGAGGAGCAGCAGGCTGCCCCTGCCTATCCTCCGGCACAGGTCGCTGTCGTGACGACCAAGGCTGAAGAATTGCCGATCATCAACGAGCTGCCAGGGCGCATTGCCGCGACCCGGGTTGCTGAGGTCCGTCCGCGTGTTTCGGGCATTGTAGTGGAGCGCGTGTTCGAGCAGGGGTCAGTGGTCAAGCAGGGCGACGTGCTCTATCGCATTGATCCGGCGCCGTTCCAGGTGCAGGTCGATAGTGCTGCCGCAACGCTCGCCCGCGCCAAGGCCGTTCAGCTCCAGGCCCGCCAGACGGCGGACCGCCAGGAGCAGCTTCGCAAGGCCAATGCCGCCAGCCTGCAGGCCTATGACGATGCCATCGCCCAGCTTGCCCAGGCTGATGCGGATGTGGCAGGCGCCCGGGCGGGCCTCGCCACGGCACAGCTCAATCTGCAATACGCCAGCGTCACGGCGCCGATCAGCGGCCGCATCGGTCGTGCCCTGATCACAGAAGGCGCGCTTGTCAGCGCCAACAGCACGGAAAATCTCGCGACGATCCAGCAGCTCGATCCGGTCTATGCCGACTTCACCCAGCCCGCGACCGATCTGATCCGCCTGCGCAAGGCGCTGCAGGACGGCCAGATGATGACCGACAAGAACGAGGCGACGGTACAACTGATCCTCGATGACGGCACGCCCTATGATAAAAAGGGCAAACTGCTGTTCTCCGAAGCTGCCGTCGATGAAACGACCGGCCAGATAACCCTGCGCGGCGAGTTCCCGAACCCGGACGGCGATCTGCTGCCGGGCATGTATGTCCGTGTTCAGGTCCAGCAGGGTGTCGAGAAGAATGCCATTGCGGTTCCGCAGCAGGCCGTCCAACGCAACGCCGGTGGCCAGTCGCTGGTCTATGTGGTGACGGCTGAAAACAAGGTCGAATTCCGCACGATCATGCTGGGCCGCACCATCGGCAATCGCTGGCTGGTCGCAAGCGGTCTGAAGCCGGATGAAAAGGTTATCGTCGAAGGTTTCCAGAAGATCGGCCCCGGCGCTCCGGTTGTTCCGGCGGAATGGGATCCGAACGCCAAGCCGGCCGGTGACGCACCCGCTGCTGCTGCAGCCGAACCAAAGGCCGGTGACGTGGTAAAGCCTGCAGCCGAGGGCGCCGACAAGGCCGCCGCGCCGGCTGAAGGCGAAAAGCCGGCCGAGCAGAAGTAA